Genomic window (Synechococcus sp. LA31):
CCATGGCCGCCTGGCCTCACACCGGCAGTGTGAGCCTGCTGCTGGCGCCCGACAGCCAGCGCACTGTGCACCCCAGCAACACGCTGGAGGCCGAGCGTCGGCCTCTGATGGAGCTACAGGCAAAACGCCCGCAGCTCCGGGTGGATGCCGGCACCCTCATGCGCTGGAGCTGAGGGCCGGAGGCATCAGTCCTGGATGGTGACGCTGGTGATGCGACTGCCGTTCTTCAACGCCTGGACCACATCCATGTTGCCGGTATGGCCAAACACGGTGTGGACGCCATCAAGGTGGGGCTGGGCCTCATGGCAGATATAAAACTGCGATCCGCCGGTGTTACGGCCGGCGTGGGCCATGGCCAAGGTGCCGGACTGATGCTTCTGGCTGTTGATCTCGCAGTCAATTTGGTAGCCGGGGCCGCCAGTGCCGGCCATGCCACGGGCTCCTTCGCGGCTGTTCGGGCAGCCGCCTTGGGCCATGAAGCCAGGAATCACACGGTGGAAGGCCAGGCCGTCATAGAAGCCGTCCTTGGCCAGCTTCACGAAGTTGGCCACGGTGTTGGGCGCATCGGCTTCGAACAGGTCCAGTTCGATCGTGCCGGCGTCGGTCACCATCACGGCTTTGGTCACGGGGGAAGCAAACGCAAACAGGTTTCAGTATGGGCTCTCCGGTAGAAGGGTTGCAGGCGCTAACGACCCATGGCTTCTCCAAATGGCGTGAACCTCGCGCAGGCCCGTCTCGGCGTATTGGGGGGCAGTGGTCTCTACGCCATGGAAGGGCTGGAGAACGTGCGGGAAATAACCGTTGACACCCCCTTTGGCACACCCTCCGACAGCCTGCGCCTGGGAACGCTGGGCGGCATGGAGGTGGTCTTCCTCGCCCGCCATGGGCGCCACCACACGTTTCTGCCGAGCGAAGTGCCTTACCAGGCGAACATCTGGGCGATGCGTTCGCTGGGGGTGCGCTGGATCCTGTCGCCTTCGGCGGTGGGTTCCCTGCAGGAGGCGGTGAAACCGCTCGACATGGTCGTACCGGATCAATTCATTGATCGCACCCACCGGCGCCCGATCAGCTTTTTTGGCGACGGCGCCGTGGCTCATGTAGCGTTAGCGGATCCCTTCTGCCAGAGCCTCAGCCGTCTACTGGCCGATGTGGCCGACAGCTTGATGCCTGAGGGCCGCAGTCTGCATCGCGGCGGCACGTATCTCTGCATGGAGGGTCCGGCCTTCTCCACGCGCGCGGAATCCAACCTCTACCGCAGCTGGGGTTGCACGGTGATCGGCATGACGAACCACACCGAAGCCCGCCTGGCGCGTGAAGCCGAGATCGCCTACGCCACGCTCGCCATGGCGACCGATTACGACTGCTGGTATGCCGACCACGACAGCGTGACGGTGGAGATGGTGATCGGCAATCTGCGCGCCAATGCCGCACTGGCCACCCAAATCGTGCGCACGACGGCCGAGCGCATCGCGGCACAACGGCCTGCGAGCCATGCCCACAACGCACTCAGGGATGCCCTGATGACTCCCAAAGACCAGGTGCCGGCAGCTGCACGCCGCAAGCTTGACCTGTTCACCCAGCCCTATTGGGGCTCATTCGAGGGCTAGGCGCAAATCATCACCACTGCGTGCCAGTAAGGCGCGGGCATCCGCCGGGCTGAGCGCGCGGCGGGCCATCAACAGCGCCACCTTGACTGAACCGTCGCTGGCAGCAAGCAACTCACGGGCCAGGCGCCTCTCCACCCCAGCCAAGTCGGCCAGGATTCGCAGCGCTCGGTCCTCGAGCTTGCTGTTGGTCACCGCCACGTCAACCATGCGGTTGCCGTACACCTTTCCCAGCCGCACCATCACACCCGTGCTGAGGATGTTCAGCGCCATCTTGGTAGCCGTTCCGGCCTTCAGGCGCGTGGAACCGGTGAGCACCTCAGGGCCGGTGATCAGGCGGATGTCGATGTCGCAAGGCATGGGCACCTGTTCGGCTGGCACGCAGGCCATGGCAATGCTCAGAGCATTGAGGCTGCGTGCATGGCTCAGGCCGCCATGCACATAGGGCGTCGTACCACCCGCAGCGATGCCCACCAGAACATCTTGCCCATTGAATCCACGGGCCCTGAGGTCCTCGGCCGCGGCTTCCAAACGATCCTCGAGACCTTCTGAACTCCGCAGCAGCGCTGGCGGGCCACCGGCGAGCACCCCTTGCACGAGCGCTGGATCACTACAAAAGGTTGGCGGACATTCCGCCGCATCCAACACAGCCAGCCTGCCCGAGGTGCCCGCTCCCAGATAAAAAAGGCGGCCGCCGCAACGCAGCCGTTCGGCGATGGCATCAATGGCCTTGGCCAGGGCGTCTGCGGCTTGAGCCACAGCCTGCTGAGGCCGAAGATCCTCTTGAACAAACACATCCACAAGGGCTGCGGTGCTCAAGGTGTCGAGCGCATTGCTGTTGGGATTGGCCTGTTCGGTCAGGAGATGGCCCCGCTGCACATCACCGAAGGAACCGCTCACAGCAGACCCTCAAGCCGCCGGCGGAAGTCTTCCAGTTCTGCATTGCCGGTATTGATGGGGTCGTCTTCAACCCGCGGGTCGCCAGCCTGGCTCGGCTCGTCCTGCTCACGCCAAGAGCTCACGTCCATGTTTTTCTCAGGTGGCGCGATCAGCAGCCGGTCTTCAGGGGTCTGGGGTAGGAAACCCGCTGGCACGTAACGCGCCTCGTATCCCGCGCTGCTGCAGAACTCCTCCATCTCGCCGCGGTCGATCGCCTCAACGCTGGGAGGGGGAAAGTCCTGGGCTTCCAGCAAACCTGCGTAGCGTTCAGCGTCGTCACGGTCTTCAAACAACAGCACCACAGTGGCGCCGTTCAGCTCCAGAGAGTGGATGCCCTCGTTGTCGCTGCCGGCATCGAACAGCAGGACGTGAACCGACATCAGAATGCGATTGCTCACGCTCAGTGTCTCACCCGTAGCCCGCCATCGCTCATGACCGTTCACCATCGAGGTCGGCGGCCAACTGCTGCAACCGGGCATAGAGAGCTTCTTCCGCCTCGGTGAGCGCGCTGGGAACCACGATGCGAATCTCAACGAGCTGGTCGCCGCGTTGGTCCGCGTGTTGTAGGCCGCGACCCCGCAATCGCAGCAGGCGACCACTGGATGATCCAGGCGGAACCCGCAACTGCACAGGCCCATCCAGGGTGGGCACCACCACGGAACACCCCAGGGCCCCCTCCGCAGGGGAGAGATCGAGCTGGTAGAGCACCCGCAAACCATCAATGCGCAGGTCATCGGACGTGCGCACGCGCAGTTGCAGAAAGTGATCGGCTCCACCGGGAGCGACCCCTTCCAGCCGCAGGCGCCAACCATCACCCGCCATCGCAGGGGTCCACACCTCAACGCTGGTGCCATCGGGAAGATCGAGTTCGACCCGCTGCCCCTGCAGAGCTTGTTCTGGTGTGAGCTCTACCAGGGATTCACAGTCAGTGCTCGCCATCACCGGCGGCGGCGGTGGCGGTGCTGTGGTCACATCGGCTCGCGGCTGCGTCGCAGGCTCCGGTGATGTAGCCGGCCTGGGCGTATGCCGCCGACGTGGAGGCCCGAACAGCTCATCCACGTAGTCGTGAAAGTCAGGAAAGCCATGGGCGAAGGGATCCAGACCCGCCGCAGCGGCCTGAGCCGTATCAAGCCCTTGTTCCCACTGCTGACGAAGCAATGGATCGCTGAGAACGGCATAGGCCTCGTTGACAGCCTTGAATTGCTCTTCGGCGTGGGGATCGTTGCCGTTGAGGTCTGGATGCCAGCGGCGAGCCTGCTGGCGGAAGGCTCGTTTAAGGGCCTGAGAATCCGCACCAGGCTCTAACCCGAGCACAACCCAATGGTTCACCGCTGAGGCCTGTGAGGCAGTGGACACCGAGATCAGTCCTCAGCCCAGGGATCACCCTCGAAGGGTGCAGGCCGGCGCTGCGGTGAGCGTCGCGTGGGTTGGCGGTCTACATCACGCTCCAGATCGTCAACGTCATCACGCTCATAGGCCAGCTGACGATTGGTGACGTCCGCTTCAACGTCCTGATCGAAACGGGCCGTTTCATAGCGAGGGGCGTCATAGCGGGATTGGTCGTAACGGGGTTCCTCGAAGCGGGGTTCCTCGTACCGGCGCTCTGGAGCCGGGCGGTTCCAATCATCAGCGCCCCAGCCACTGCGACCGGGCGACCAAGCGGGTTCCGCCCAGGGATCGCGGCCGCGCCCTCGGCCATCCCAGTCGTCCCAGTCATCATCGGCAAAGAGCTCATCCTTGAGCGAGCCAAGGGTGTTCTTCAGCCCCTGCAGAGGGCTGCTGTCCTGACGCCGCTCACTGGCAAGGCGTCGGTTGAGGCCGTAGATGGCTTCCTGAAGCTGACTGACCGCTAGGTCAAGATCTGCGTGATCACCTGACGCGAGCTGTTCCTGCACGTCGCGCACGGAAATCTCCACGGCGCGCTGCTGGCGTTCAGCTCCGTAGGGGCCGAGCTCAAGGGCCGCATCGCGTAAGCGACGCTCGGCCTGGGCCACGAGTGTTTGAGCCCTGTTGCGTCGGTCGATCTCAGCCTTGCGCCGGCGATCCTCGCTGGCCTTCTGCTCGGCCTCCTCGATCAGGGTCTTGATTTCATCCTCCCCGAGGTTGGAGCCGCCCTGAATGCTCACGCTCTGTTGGCGTCCAGTGGTCCGGTCGGTTGCCGACACCTGCAGCAAACCATTGGCATCGATGTCAAATGACACCTGCACCTGCGGCACCCCTCTGGGGGCAGGCGGGATCCCAGAGAGACGGAAACGACCGAGGCTTTTGTTGCCCTCAGCCATCTGCCGTTCGCCCTGCAACACATGGATCTCAACCGAACTCTGATTGGGCTCAGAGGTGCTGAACACATCGCTCTTGCGCACTGGAATCGATGTGTTGCGCGGGATCAGCACCTTCATCACCCCCCCGATCGTCTCCAGCCCGAGTGACAACGGCGTGACGTCGTTGAGCATCAGGTCGCGCAGCTCGCCGGTGAGGATGCCTGCTTGCACAGCGGCTCCGATCGCCACCACCTCATCAGGGTTGACCGATTGGCAAGGCTCCAGCGGAATCAGGGTGCGCACCATCTGCTGCACCATTGGCATTCGGGTGGATCCACCCACCAGCACCACGTCGTCGATGTCTTCAGCGGCGAGGCCCGAATCCCTTAGGGCCCGTTGCACCGGCCGCAACAAGCGATCGAGCAGGTCAGGGCATAGGCCTTCGAAGGTGCTGCGTTCCAGGCTGGTTTCGATGTGGAGCGGGCCGTCATCCCCCGTCGCAATGAACGGCAGCGAGATCGGCGTGCTCTGAACGCCGCTCAGCTCGATTTTGGCCTTCTCAGCTGCCTCAGTGAGCCGCTGCAGCGCCTGGCGATCTCGCCGCAAGTCAAGACCGTGGTCCTGCTGGAACTGATCAGCCAACCAGTCCACGATGCGACGATCCCAGTCGTTACCGCCGAGCTGGGTATCGCCACTGGTGGCCTTCACATCAAACACGCCCTGAGCGATGCGCAGCACCGACACATCGAAGGTGCCGCCACCCAGATCGAACACCAACACCCGCTTCACGGTGCTGCGATCAAAGCCGTAAGCCAGCGCAGCGGCAGTGGGCTCATTGAGAATGCGCTCAACGCTGATACCCGCCAGGCGACCGGCATCCCGCGTGGCCTGGCGCTGGGCATCGTTGAAGTAGGCGGGCACCGTGATCACCGCCGCCTCGACGGGCTCACCGAGATATGTGCTGGCGTCGTCAACGAGTTTGCGGAGAATGCTGGCCACCAGCTCCTCGGACGCGTATTCGCGTTCAGTCGCCGGACAGACCACCCGCACATTGCCTTGATCGTTGGCCCGCACGGTGTAAGGCACCGAGAGGCTGCTGTCCTCAAGCTCCTCCCACTGCCGGCCGACGAATCGCTTGAGATTGGCGAAGGTGTTACGCGGATTGAGCACCAGCTGACGCCGTGCCAACTGACCCACCAACAGCTCAGCGTCCTTGCTGAAGCCAACCACCGAAGGGGTGGTGCGCCCTCCCTCGGCACTCGCAATCACCTGGGGGCGCCCGCCCTCCAGCACGGCCACCACCGAGTTGGTGGTGCCCAGGTCGATGCCAACGATCCGTGCCAACTGACTGACTGCGCCCCAGGGATTGTTGCCTAAGACCCCAACGCTAACGGTCCCGCGCCGGAGCTTTAGATTTGGGGAAGGTAAAGAACACCATGGCCGCTGGTGCCCGCCCTGAACTCTTCACGCAGCGGCGGCGCCCCCCCTGGGAACTGCTGATGGACCAGGGTTTCCAGCGTCTCACAGTCGCCCTGGCCTCCGTTGTGGGCCTTGTGCTGATCGGCATTTTGTTCATCGTGATGGGTGGTGCCAGCGAGGCGATCAGCCGCTTCGGCCTGGAGTTCCTCACCACATCTGACTGGGATCCGATCGGTGAGCACTACGGCGCCCTGACATCCATCTACGGCACGTTGGTCAGCTCATTGCTGGCGTTGCTGATCGCCGTACCCCTTGGGGTTGGAACCGCGATCTTCCTGACGGAGAACATCATTCCGCTGCCGGTGCGCCAGGTGCTCGGGGTGATGGTTGAGCTGTTGGCGGCGATTCCCTCCGTTGTGCTGGGCCTGTGGGGAATCTTCGTGATGGAACCTTTTTTGCGGCCTGGGCTCACCAGCCTGCATCAGCTGCTCGGCTGGCTGCCCTTCTTTTCCACCACACCAATGGGTCCAGGCATGGCGCCGGCGATCTTGATTCTGGTGGTCATGATTCTCCCGATCATTACAGCCATCTCCCGCGACTCCTTGCAGCAGGTTCCGCTTGCGTTACGCCAGGCTGCGTATGGCGTGGGCACAACACGCTGGGGCGCCATCCTGCATGTGATTCTGCCCGCAGCGATCTCCGGAATCACCGGCGGCGTGATGCTGGCCCTGGGAAGGGCGATGGGCGAAACGATGGCGGTCACCATGCTGATCGGCAACTCCAACAACTTCAGTTTCAGCCTGCTGGCTCCAGCCAACACCATTTCATCGATGCTGGCCAATCAATTCGGTGAGGCCGATGGCTTGCAGGTGTCAGCATTGATGTATGCGGCTCTTGTATTGATGGCGCTCACACTGTTGGTGAATCTGTTGGCCCAGATGATCGTGCGCAGGCTGAGCCTGAAGTACTGAGCTGCGATGACCTCCTTCGAACGCGGATCCCTCACCCTCGAGCCCGGTCTGGCGCGCAATCGCTGGAATCAGTCGCTCACCCTGCTGGCTGCCCTATTCACCGGCCTGGCTGTGTTGCCACTGGTTGTGGTGATTGCCTACGTGCTGATCAAGGGTGGTTCGCTGATCAGCCTGCAATTACTCACCCAACTTCCGCCGCCACCCGGCCTCGACGGCGGTGGCATCGGCAATGCAATTCTTGGCACGCTTGTCGTCACTCTCGTCGCAGCCTTGATCGCCGTACCCGTAGGGGTTGGCTCAGGGGTCTACCTGGCGGAGTTTGCAGCAGCCGGCTGGTTTGCCCGCTTCGTTCGTTTTGGCACCAATGTGCTTGCGGGTGTGCCTTCAATCATCTGTGGAGTGTTTATTTATGGTCTGATTGTGAGCACCAGGCTATTTTTCAACCAGAGTTACAGTGCCTTGGCAGGTGGCATCGCTCTTGCCGTGCTGATGCTGCCAACGGTGATCAAAACCACCGATGAAGCGCTCAAATTGGTCCCCCAGGAGCTGCGATGGGCAGCGATGGGGGTTGGGGCGTCCAAGTTTGTGACGATCAGCCGAGTCACTCTTCCCGCGGCTTTCTCCTCGATCGCCACCGGCGTTGTGCTTGCGATCGCACGTGCAGCTGGCGAAACAGCCCCACTGATCTTTACCGCACTGTTTTCACCATTCTGGCCTGAAGGTTTGTTCAACCCGATCGCGTCAATGTCGGTGTTGATCTACAACTTCGCCATCATGCCCTACGACGCACAAATCGCCCTGGCTTGGGCCTCCTCGTTTGTGTTGGTTGTGATGATTCTGCTCGCCAACCTCCTGGCTCGTTGGCTGGGCCACCTAAGCAACAGTTGAAACCCGAGCGTTCGCATCCTGACAACACCCCCTCCATGACAAACGTTCCTGCCGCCAGCAACACCTGCCTCAGCCTTGAAAACGTGAGCATCAGCTACGGCGGCCAAGCGGCGGTGAGCGGGGTGTTCATGGAGATCCCACGCGGCAAGGTCACGGCGTTCATCGGGCCATCGGGTTGTGGCAAAAGCACCGTGCTGCGGGCTCTCAATCGCATGAACGATCTGATTGAAGGTTGCACGCTTAGCGGCCGGGTGATCTTTGACGGCTGCGACCTTTACGACCGGCAGGTCGATCCAGTCGAAGTGCGTCGCCGTATCGGAATGGTGTTTCAGAAGCCAAATCCTTTCCCCAAGTCGATCTACGAGAACATTGCTTTTGGAGCTCGTATCAACGGCTTCCGGGGCGACATGGATGAGTTAGTGGAACGATCCCTACGCAAGGCTGCGATCTGGGATGAAACCAAAGACAAACTCAAAGAGAGTGGCTATGCCCTTTCCGGTGGCCAGCAACAACGTCTCTGTATTGCTCGGGCAATCGCTATTGAACCAGAAGTGATCCTGATGGACGAACCGTGCTCGGCCTTGGATCCCATCTCAACGCTCAAGATCGAAGAGATGATGCATGAGCTCAAGAAGAGCTACACGATTGTGATCGTGACCCACAACATGCAACAGGCTGTCCGCGTCAGCGATCTGACCGGATTCTTCAACGTCAGCAGCCAAAGCGGCAGCGACCGCAAGGTGGGAACACTCGTTGAATTCGCCGAAACTGGTCAGATCTTTAACGCACCGAAGCAGCAGGCCACCCAGGACTATGTGACCGGTCGCTTTGGCTGAAACCAGCCCACAACGAACATAGTGGACATAAAAAAGCCGCCCTACGGGCGGCTGGTCCGAGGACCTTGTAACGGAGAGGGAGGGATTCGAACCCTCGATAGAGTTGCCCCTATACAGCATTTCCAGTGCTGCGCCTTCGACCACTCGGCCACCTCTCCGCGGAGGGGGGCTATTGCTGCGTTCTTCTGCACGCACTTGAGAAACTCAAGCGGGCAGAGGGGTTGTGAACGCGGCTGCGCGGGGCAACGTTGAGAATGTAGCAGTCACCACGTCCTTCTCTGGTTGCGGCCATGCGTACCCACCCGATCACGGTCCACTGGCGGCAGGAGAACCGCACCGTCCAGTTGAACGTTCCTGAGGGCGAGTACATCCTGCGCAGCTTCGAGCATCAAGGCGAGCCACTGCCCTTCAGTTGCCGCAATGGTTGCTGCACCGCCTGCGCAGTGCGGGTGCTGGGCGGCACCATTGATCAACGGGAAGCTCTGGGACTGTCTCGTGAGGTGCGGAACAAGGGCTATGGACTGCTCTGTGTAGCAAGGGCCACGGGGCCTTTGGAAGTGGAAACCCAGGACGAGGACGAGGTATACGAGCTGCAGTTCGGACGGTATTTCGGGCGTGGCAAGGTACGGGCCGGCTTGCCCCTGGATGAGGAATGAACGCCCCAAGCAGTTCCCGCCTATCCGATCAATGCGCGCTTGAGAGCGGATTAGCCCTACCCGAGTTGGAGCGCTTGGCCGTGGTGGCGCGCCAGGCCGCCGAAGCCGGTGCTGAGCAGCTTCAACGGCATTTCGGTCAGCTGGAGAAGATTCGGGAGAAGGGACGGGCGGGAGATCTGGTCACCGATGCTGATCTCGCAGCTGAGCGAGCCGTGCTCTCGGTGCTCGAACGTCACACCCCTGATCTAGGGGTTCTGGCTGAGGAAAGCGGCCGCCGGGCTGGCCGGGGCTCCGAGCTCGAGTGGTGTGTGGATCCCCTTGATGGCACCACCAACTACGCCCATGGGTATCCGTTCTTTGGGACCTCCATCGGCCTGACATGGCGCGGACTACCCCTGCTAGGGGCCCTGGCTGTGCCGGCGCTACAGCAGCTGTACTGGGCCGCGCCGGGGCTGGGTGCCTGGTGCAATAACAGTGCCATGCAGGTGAGCACCTGCGACAGCCTCAGCAGCTCACTGTTGGTCACAGGCTTTGCCTATGACCGCCACGAACGGCTTGATAACAACTACGCCGAATTTGCCTGGTTCACGCACCGCACCCGCGGGGTGCGCCGTGGAGGGGCTGCAGCTGTGGATCTGGCCTTCGTCGCCGATGGCCGCCTCGATGGCTACTGGGAGCGTGGACTCTCCCCATGGGATCTGGCGGCCGGTGTGGTGCTGGTGGAACAGGCCGGCGGGGTGGTTTGCGCCTACGACGGCGGGCCAGCCAACCTGGCTGAAGGCAGGCTGATTGCCTGCACTCCTGGAGTGAGAGAAGCCCTGATTGAGGGCCTAAAGGCTTGCAGACCGCTCAGCGGTGCCAGCTTCGGTGCACCGGAGCTCGACAACCCTGCTCCATAGGATCAGCATCAGTTCCCCCTTCGCCGCCCCATGGCCCTGCAACCCGCTGCTGGCGCCAGGGATCTCAATCCCAGGGAAGTGGATGGCAATCGCTGGCTGTGCGACCAGCTGGCGGAGGTTTATCGCCGCTGGGGTTACGCCGAAGTCGCCCCTCCGCTCGTGGAGCGCCTGGAAACACTGGAAGCCGGCGGCGGCATCCGCAACCAGGAGTTGGCTCGACTCGCGTCTGATGAGCCCCTCGGTCTGCGGCCAGAGATGACAGCCTCAATCGCCCGCGCCGCCTGCACACGCCTGGCAACGCGACCACGGCCGCTGCGGCTGTGGAGTAGCGGTGCTGTCTTTCGCAGCGTGGTGAGCGATGTCGGCCAGCACCGCCTGGAAGAGCGCCTGCAGAGCGGTGTTGAACTGCTGGGAGCCGATGCCAGCCAGGCCTTGGTGGCTGACGCCGAACTGCTGCGGTTGCTGCTCGCGTGCCTGCGGCAGTTGCAGGTGAAGGCCGAACAGCGCCCCACACTTCTGCTAGGACACCACGGCGTGCTCACAGCCCTTCTGGATCAGGTGCCCAGTGATCAGCAGCTAGCGGTGCGGCAAGCCCTGATCACGTTTGATCCCCTCGCGCTGGCGGCGCTTGAACTGCCAGCCCATCAACGACAGGGGCTCCAACAACTGATGCGGTTGCGGGGAGATGTGAAGGCGGTGCTGTACCAATTGGAGCAGTTGCTCGGGCCATCTGCTCTGCTCGACCAGTTGGCTGGCACCTTGAGCAGTGTGGCGTCGGTAGCAGAACAACAGGGCGTACGCCTGCAGCTCGACCCGAGCTTCCAGCCCCACTTTGATCTTTACGACGGGCTGGTGCTCAAACTGGTGTGTCACGGCACCGTGGCTCCGGTGGCCATCGCCAGTGGTGGTCGTTACGACGCCCTTGTAGCCCGTTTCGGTGGCGCAGCCGGCGGCATGGGGTTCAGCTTCGATATCGAGGCGATTCGTGATCTGCTTGGCACCGAGACCACAGCGCCCCAGCGTGCTGGAGCAACCCTGGTTGCCTACGCCACTGAGGATCAATTGGCCCAGGCCCTGGATCAGCTCGAATCCCTGCACAGAGCCGGACAGGCGGCTGAGCTTCTACAGACCCCCTGCAGCAGTCAGGCCGAGGCCGAGACGATCGCCACTGCGCGGAGTTGCTCCGCCTGCGAGTGGATCGGTTCCTAGGATCGAGCCTGACGCGTAGACCTTCAATGGCCCACACAATCGTTACCGACATCTGTGAGGGTGTGGCCGATTGCGTGGATGCTTGCCCGGTGGCCTGTATCAACCCTGGCAGCGGTGCCAATGCCAAAGGCACCGGCTTCTATTGGATCGACTTCGACACCTGCATCGACTGCGGCATCTGCCTACAGGTGTGTCCCGTTGAGGGAGCGATCGTGCCCGAAGAAAAGCCCGATCTGCAACGAGCCAGCTGAGCGGAGCAACAGCCGTGGCTGATCAATGGCAGAACTTCCTGGGCAACCTCGGCACATGGCGGGGGTCGTTCAGCGGTCTTGGCCCTGATGGCCAAGAGCAGAACTCCACCCCTTCGATCCTGAGTTTGATTGCCGATCCAGCTGAAGAACGGCTGGTGCACTTTCGGCTAAGGCGATTTGCCGATCCTGCCTGCAGCGGTGAGCCGGTCTCCGATCTCCAGCAGGACTACCGCAGCCTGGGACGTCAGGTGGTGTTCTTCGAAACGGGCACCTTTTGCAAAGGATCACTGCAGGTGGCCCCTGGCTCCAACTTTGGCGCTGAATTCGGATTCATCCATGGCGATCGCCGGCACCGGCTGGTGCAGCTTCACAACGATGAAGGGCGCTTTGACAAGCTGGTGCTGATTCGCGAGTTTCGGGAGGGATCGGATGCGCGGGAGGAGCCATCTCTCACCCCCTTCGCCTTGCGTGGCTCCTGGAGCGGAATGGCATCCACCATCAGCGCCGATTGGCCCGAGCCTGATTTGGCCACTTGTCAGTTCAACATTGACGTCAGCGCGGGCGGAGCGCTGACCATGGAGGAAAACTTCAGCCGCGCAACACCTGCTGCCGAAGGCTCAGACGTCCGGGTCACCTGGATGGCGGACGGGGGGTATCACCGCACACCGGAGGGGGTCAGCCACCGCGAGCCCTTCCGGATCGAAGCTGGCTGGCTGGTGGGTGACGATCGATTGGAGCGCCTCATCCGCTGCTATGACCGCACCGGCGCCTGGTTGTCAGCGACCCAGATCATCGCCACCCGAGCGAGAGCCTGATGAGCGAGAGAATGGAGCAACTCAGCCGATTCGGCTTGAGGGGCTTGCGAATTGGGGCCAGCACCGTGGCGCTGTTGGAGTTGCTGCGCTCCCACTGGATGGGTGGCGCCGCAGCCGGTTTGGCCTGGGTGGTCTTCATGCAAGTGGAGCGCCGCTGGCAACAGGAATCAGATGAGGGTTGAACCGTGATCAACTGCCCCCATATGGGAACTTGCTGAGGATGGCAAGCAGCAGAAGGCTGACTCCGGCCCAGAGCAAAGCCCATGTCAGCCCCTACCTTCACGGCGGCACTCACGTTTGGTGAATTGGAGGCCAGCTACCTGCTCTATTGCAAAGCCCTGCGAATCCTGATCCGTGATGGGCTGACCCGTGCCAAGGCAAGCCGCACCGTGGCCTGGAGCAGGCTGGAAAGCTTGCATCATTCGCTGCCTCGCCAATACCACTATCCAGAACAGCTGTTTGTCCTGCTGAGCCGTGAGCTCATAGCTGCGAGCTGAAATCAGAGAGCGCGGCTCAGAGGTCGGTTTCCTGCCCATGTTGACCCCTTGGCGGGCTGCCCTGATTCGGAGGAATCTGGAACTACGTTGCTTTTGACGCTGTGGTGCTGCAGGCAGAACAGGGCCAGATCCAGATCCACACTGAAAACATCTTCCCGATCATCAAAAAGGCCGTCTACAGCGGCCATGAGGTCTTCCTGCGGGAACTGGTGAGCAATGGTGTAGACGCCATCAGCAAGCGCCGCATGGCCGCCATGGCCGGCGATTGCAGCGAGGGAAGCGAAGGCCGGATCTCCATCCGCATCGATCGTGAAGCCAAGACGCTCACGATCTCCGACAACGGCATCGGCATGAGCGCCGATGAGGTGAAGCGCTACATCAATCAGGTGGCCTTTTCCAGCGCCGAAGACTTCCTCGAGAAATACAAACAGGAAAACGACGCCATCATTGGCCACTTCGGCCTCGGCTTCTACTCCAGCTTCATGGTGGCCAAGCAGGTGGAGCTGGTCACGCTGTCAGCGCGCGAGGGCTCAGAGGCCGTGCGCTGGAGCTGCGATGGCTCACCGAAGTTCAACCTGGAGGCCGCAGAGCGCAGCGAAGCTGGCACCGACGTGATCCTGCACCTCATGGAGGAAGAG
Coding sequences:
- a CDS encoding DUF3136 domain-containing protein; translated protein: MSAPTFTAALTFGELEASYLLYCKALRILIRDGLTRAKASRTVAWSRLESLHHSLPRQYHYPEQLFVLLSRELIAAS
- a CDS encoding DUF3598 family protein produces the protein MADQWQNFLGNLGTWRGSFSGLGPDGQEQNSTPSILSLIADPAEERLVHFRLRRFADPACSGEPVSDLQQDYRSLGRQVVFFETGTFCKGSLQVAPGSNFGAEFGFIHGDRRHRLVQLHNDEGRFDKLVLIREFREGSDAREEPSLTPFALRGSWSGMASTISADWPEPDLATCQFNIDVSAGGALTMEENFSRATPAAEGSDVRVTWMADGGYHRTPEGVSHREPFRIEAGWLVGDDRLERLIRCYDRTGAWLSATQIIATRARA